In the Arachis ipaensis cultivar K30076 chromosome B10, Araip1.1, whole genome shotgun sequence genome, one interval contains:
- the LOC107623743 gene encoding heterogeneous nuclear ribonucleoprotein 1-like, translating into MQSDNGKLFIGGISWDTNEERLREYFGTYGEVVEAVIMKDRTTCRARGFGFVVFSDPAVADLVIKEKHNIDGRMVEAKKAVPRDDQNILSRNSGSVHGSPGPGRTRKIFVGGLASTVTESDFKKYFDQFGTITDVVVMYDHNTQRPRGFGFITYDSEEAVDKVLFKNFHELNGKMVEVKRAVPKELSPGPNRSPLPGFNYGLSRVNNFLNGFTQGYTPSAVGGYGLQVDGRFSPVASARTGFAPFGSGYGMSMNFEPNLGAGFGRSANFNSNLSYGRGLNPPYIGSSNRLGSPMGYDSGNGGSNSFFSSATRNLWGNGGLSYGTGSANSSAYVGSGSGSVGGNAFGNAGVNWGTSAVSAQGGGNNVLQNSGNLGYGGGDNTYNLGTGGYGRSSGSAIAPTSSYTASNGAVDGAFADFYNNNNSVYGDATWRSSNSERDGSGPFSYGLGGSATDVSGKSSPGYVGGYTINKRQPNRGIAT; encoded by the exons ATGCAATCAGATAATGGCAAGTTATTCATTGGGGGGATATCATGGGACACGAATGAAGAGCGACTCAGAGAGTATTTCGGTACTTATGGGGAGGTTGTGGAAGCAGTGATAATGAAGGATCGCACCACCTGTCGAGCCCGTGGATTTGGTTTTGTTGTTTTTTCGGACCCAGCTGTGGCAGACTTAGTCATAAAAGAGAAGCACAATATAGATGGAAGGATG GTGGAGGCAAAGAAGGCTGTTCCCAGGGATGATCAGAATATACTGAGTAGAAACAGTGGCAGCGTCCATGGTTCTCCCGGTCCAGGTCGCACAAGAAAGATATTTGTTGGAGGTTTAGCATCTACGGTGACAGAGAGCGATTTCAAGAAGTACTTTGATCAGTTTGGGACTATAACGGATGTTGTAGTAATGTATGATCACAACACTCAAAGGCCAAGAGGCTTTGGATTTATCACTTATGATTCTGAGGAGGCTGTTGACAAGGTTTTGTTTAAGAATTTCCATGAATTGAATGGTAAAATGGTTGAAGTGAAGCGAGCAGTACCTAAGGAGTTATCGCCAGGACCGAATCGCAGCCCACTTCCTGGATTCAACTATGGTTTGAGTAGGGTCAATAACTTCTTAAATGGATTCACTCAGGGATATACTCCAAGTGCTGTTGGAGGCTATGGACTTCAGGTGGACGGTAGATTCAGTCCAGTTGCGAGTGCTCGAACTGGATTTGCTCCATTTGGATCTGGTTATGGAATGAGCATGAATTTTGAACCTAATTTGGGTGCTGGATTTGGGAGGAGTGCAAATTTCAATAGTAATCTTAGCTATGGTCGGGGTTTAAATCCTCCTTACATTGGCAGCTCCAATAGGCTTGGAAGCCCTATGGGGTATGACAGTGGTAATGGAGGAAGCAATTCTTTTTTCAGCTCCGCTACACGGAATTTGTGGGGGAATGGTGGCCTTAGTTATGGAACTGGTTCTGCAAATTCCAGTGCATACGTTGGATCCGGGAGTGGAAGCGTTGGAGGAAACGCCTTTGGCAATGCTGGTGTCAACTGGGGTACTTCAGCGGTTTCTGCGCAAGGCGGTGGTAACAATGTGCTACAGAATAGTGGCAACCTTGGTTATGGAGGTGGTGACAACACTTATAATTTGGGGACTGGTGGGTATGGAAGAAGCAGTGGTTCTGCTATTGCCCCAACATCTTCATACACTGCTTCAAATGGCGCCGTTGATGGTGCTTTTGCTGAtttttacaataataataattcggTTTATGGGGACGCCACATGGCGTTCTTCAAATTCCGAGCGAGATGGATCTGGTCCCTTCAGTTATGGACTTGGTGGTTCGGCTACAGATGTTTCAGGAAAAAGTTCTCCGGGTTATGTTGGTGGTTATACTATTAATAAGAGGCAGCCAAATAGGG GAATTGCTACATAG